One window from the genome of Rhodopseudomonas sp. P2A-2r encodes:
- a CDS encoding H-NS family nucleoid-associated regulatory protein gives MKFRSKADPSKTWAGRGAEPTWLKQEMKASGLTLEAFRC, from the coding sequence GTGAAGTTCCGCAGCAAGGCCGACCCGTCCAAAACGTGGGCAGGCCGTGGGGCAGAGCCTACCTGGCTAAAACAAGAGATGAAGGCGAGCGGACTGACGCTCGAAGCCTTCAGGTGTTGA